A genomic segment from Mobula birostris isolate sMobBir1 chromosome 31, sMobBir1.hap1, whole genome shotgun sequence encodes:
- the psmd9 gene encoding 26S proteasome non-ATPase regulatory subunit 9 yields the protein MSDGPSPSITIEEVQQLVKKKDAIEAQIKAYYDILEGQSHAGMDEPLVDVEGYPRSDIDIYQVRTARHNIICLQNDHKALMKQIEEGLHQLHARDREKRRLDEAEAHQERLQQESRILPAFAKVGTVSPGSPASMSGLQVGDEIVEFGSVNTQNFQNLQNIVKVVQHSEGKPISITVIRNGQNVHLSLTPQRWSGRGLLGCNIVPLQN from the exons ATGTCGGACGGGCCGTCGCCGAGCATTACAATAGAAGAAGTGCAGCAGCTGGTGAAAAAGAAAGATGCCATCGAGGCGCAGATCAAAGCTTACTATGACATCCTGGAGGGG CAAAGCCACGCCGGAATGGATGAACCACTGGTTGATGTTGAGGGATACCCACGATCAGATATTGATATTTACCAAGTTCGAACAGCTCGACATAATATCATTT gtCTACAAAATGATCATAAAGCTTTGATGAAACAGATTGAAGAAGGGCTGCATCAGTTGCATGCACGTGACAGGGAAAAACGCAGACTCGATGAGGCAGAGGCTCATCAAGAAAGACTGCAACAGGAAAGTCGAATATTGCCTGCTTTTGCCAAAGTAGGCACTGTTAGTCCAGGTTCACCAGCCAGTATGTCA GGTTTGCAGGTTGGAGACGAAATTGTGGAATTTGGTTCTGTAAATACACAGAATTTCCAAAACTTGCAGAATATTGTCAAGGTTGTCCAGCATAGTGAAGGG AAACCCATAAGCATTACAGTTATTCGAAACGGACAGAATGTTCATCTCAGCCTTACGCCTCAGCGATGGAGTGGAAGGGGAttgttggg ATGCAATATTGTTCCTTTGCAGAACTGA